The Thunnus albacares chromosome 11, fThuAlb1.1, whole genome shotgun sequence genome contains a region encoding:
- the LOC122992198 gene encoding trace amine-associated receptor 13c-like has protein sequence MMMETLEGAGLCFPHLNSSCKKPTHPHTEAMLIYVLLSSISLVTVALNLLVILSISHFRQLHTPTNLLLLSLAVSDLLVGLLLMPVEIIYIEACWFLGDIVCTLYYVVDYIITSTSVANMVLLSLDRYIAICDPLHYPTKVTKRRAEICVCLCWICSVFYRILLLNDHLEQPGRSNSCLGECVVVINYIAGVVDLVFTFIIPITVIIILYTRVFVVAVSQARAIRSHIAAVSAQRSGAVTVKKTEMKAARTLGIVVVVFLICFCPYYYPALAGEDTTVNASYAAFDIWLAHFNSCLNPVIYTFFYPWFRKSIKLIFTLQILKTGSRDAKIL, from the exons ATGATGATGGAGACCCTGGAGGGAGCTGGACTCTGCTTTCCACACCTGAACTCTTCCTGCAAGAAACCCACACATCCTCACACTGAGGCCATGCTGATATATGTTCTGCTGTCCTCCATTTCTCTGGTCACTGTTGCTCTTAACCTGCTGGTCATCCTCTCCATCTCCCACTTCAg GCAGCTCCACACCCCcaccaacctcctcctcctctctctggctgTCTCAGATCTTCTTGTGGGTCTCCTGCTGATGCCTGTTGAAATCATCTACATAGAAGCCTGCTGGTTTCTTGGTGATATTGTGTGCACTCTGTATTATGTTGTAGACTACATCATTACCTCTACCTCGGTAGCCAATATGGTGCTCTTGTCACTTGACCGTTACATAGCCATTTGTGACCCTCTGCATTACCCCACCAAAGTCACTAAGAGAAGAGCagaaatctgtgtgtgtctgtgttggatTTGTTCTGTCTTCTATCGGATTCTCCTTTTAAATGATCACCTGGAACAACCAGGAAGGTCCAATTCCTGCTTGGGAGAGTGTGTGGTTGTCATCAACTACATTGCAGGAGTTGTTGACCTTGTTTTCACCTTTATTATTCCCATTACTGTCATCATAATTCTGTATACCAGAGTATTTGTGGTGGCTGTGTCTCAGGCTCGTGCCATTCGGTCTCACATTGCAGCTGTTTCAGCTCAGCGCTCAGGGGCTGTAACTGTGAAGAAAACTGAGATGAAGGCAGCCAGGACTCTTGGTATTGTTGTAGTTGTGTTTCTGATTTGTTTCTGCCCATACTACTACCCAGCTCTGGCAGGTGAAGACACTACAGTCAATGCTTCATATGCAGCTTTTGATATCTGGCTGGCACACTTCAACTCCTGTCTGAACCCCGTGATCTATACCTTTTTCTACCCTTGGTTCAGAAAATCTATTAAACTCATTTTTACGCTTCAGATACTGAAGACTGGCTCCCGTGATGCTAAAATATTGTAA
- the LOC122991672 gene encoding trace amine-associated receptor 6-like codes for MAETVERVELCFPQLNSSCRKPEPPNTNTVLIYILLSFISLLTAALNLSVIISISHLRQLHTSTNLLLLSLAVSDFLVGLLVMPVEILLTETCWILGDIMCALYYFVPIIIISASVGNMVLISVDRYVAICDPLHYPTKVTKKIVIICICLCWICSVFYSIILLYDNLKQPGRYNSCYGECVVNITGAVDLALGFIIPITVIIVLYMRVFVVAVSQARAMRSGIAAVSLQHSVKITVLKSEIKAARTLGIVIVVFLMCFSPYYCVSLTGQDILVGSTTEAFMIFLMYFNSCLNPVIYAFFYPWFKKAIKLIVTLQILQPDSCEANIL; via the exons aTGGCTGAGACTGTGGAGAGAGTTGAGCTCTGCTTTCCACAACTCAACTCCTCCTGCAGGAAGCCAGAACCCCCTAACACTAATACTGtgcttatttacattttgttgtccttcatctctctgctcactgcagctctcAACCTGTCGGTCATCATCTCCATCTCCCACTTGAG GCAGCTCCACACTTCcaccaacctcctcctcctctctctggctgTCTCAGACTTTCTTGTGGGCCTTCTGGTGATGCCCGTTGAAATCCTCTTGACAGAGACCTGCTGGATCCTGGGTGACATCATGTGTGCTCTGTATTATTTTGTACCTATCATAATAATCTCTGCCTCCGTAGGAAATATGGTGCTCATATCAGTCGACCGCTATGTGGCTATTTGTGACCCTCTGCATTACCCCACAAAAGTCACTAAAAAAATAGTTATAATATGTATTTGCCTGTGTTggatttgttctgttttctatAGCATTATCCTTTTATATGATAACCTGAAGCAACCAGGCAGGTATAATTCCTGCTATGGAGAATGTGTGGTAAATATTACAGGGGCTGTTGACCTTGCTTTGGGCTTCATTATTCCCATTACTGTCATCATAGTTCTGTATATGAGAGTATTTGTGGTGGCTGTGTCTCAGGCTCGTGCTATGAGGTCTGGCATTGCAGCTGTTTCACTCCAGCATTCagtgaaaataactgttttgaAATCTGAGATTAAAGCAGCCAGGACTCTTGGTATTGTTATAGTtgtgtttctgatgtgtttctctCCATATTACTGTGTGTCTCTCACAGGCCAGGACATCTTGGTCGGTTCTACAACTGAGGCCTTCATGATTTTTCTGATGTATTTTAACTCTTGTCTAAACCCCGTCATATATGCCTTTTTCTACCCCTGGTTTAAAAAAGCTATTAAACTCATTGTTACTCTTCAGATACTGCAGCCTGACTCCTGTGAGGCCAACATACTGTAG
- the LOC122991673 gene encoding trace amine-associated receptor 13c-like: MMEGAELCVLQLNNSCTRPKLSDSEYLLIYILLSCISLLTATLNLLVIISISHFKQLHTPTNLLLLSLAVSDFFVGLIIFFQIVLIDGCSYLSDVMCALCQYLTYIITSASVGTMVLISVDRYVAICDPLHYPIKITLKRIQICICLCWMCSVLCFSLLMKDHLRHPSRYRSCSGDCVISFNFIERIIDLILTFIIPSAVIFVLYMRIFIVAVSQARALQSHIATVTLQRSEPVTAKKSEMKAARTLGIVIVAFLICICPYFCVTLTGQDTLLTASSEAFVACLFYFNSCLNPVIYVFFYPSFRKSIKLTVTLQILQPDSCDTNIM, from the exons aTGATGGAAGGAGCTGAGCTCTGCGTTCTACAACTCAACAACTCCTGCACGAGGCCAAAGCTTTCTGACTCTGAATATCTGCTTATTTACATTCTGCTGTCCTGCATCTCTCTGCTCACTGCAACTCTCAACCTGCTGGTCATCATCTCCATCTCCCACTTCAA ACAGCTTCACACTCCcaccaacctcctcctcctctctctggctgTCTCAGATTTCTTCGTGGGCCTCATCATATTCTTTCAAATTGTGCTTATAGACGGCTGCTCGTACCTCAGTGATGTCATGTGTGCTTTGTGTCAGTATCTGACATACATTATTACCTCTGCCTCAGTAGGAACTATGGTGCTCATTTCAGTTGACCGCTATGTGGCTATTTGTGACCCTCTGCATTATCCCATCAAAATCACTCTAAAAAGAATTCAAAtctgtatttgtctgtgttggATGTGTTCTGTATTATGTTTCAGTTTGCTGATGAAGGATCACCTGAGACATCCTAGCAGATATAGATCCTGTTCTGGAGATTGTGTGATAAGCTTTAACTTTATTGAACGAATTATAGATCTTATTTTAACCTTCATTATCCCCAGTGCTGTCATTTTTGTTCTGTATATGAGAATATTTATTGTGGCTGTGTCTCAGGCTCGTGCCCTGCAGTCACATATTGCAACGGTCACACTCCAGCGTTCAGAGCCTGTAACTGCTAAAAAGTCTGAAATGAAAGCAGCCAGGACTCTTGGTATTGTTATAGTTGCGTTTCTAATATGCATTTGCCCATATTTCTGTGTCACCCTTACAGGCCAGGACACCTTGCTCACTGCTTCATCCGAAGCCTTTGTGGCATGTCTGTTCTATTTTAACTCCTGTCTAAACCCTGTGatctatgtttttttctacccTTCATTCAGAAAATCGATTAAACTCACTGTTACACTTCAAATACTGCAGCCTGACTCCTGTGACACCAACATAATGTAA